Proteins encoded in a region of the Perca fluviatilis chromosome 8, GENO_Pfluv_1.0, whole genome shotgun sequence genome:
- the LOC120564647 gene encoding L-lactate dehydrogenase C chain: protein MSSLLQKLITPLFSGPPEPPRNKVTVVGVGQVGMACAVSILLRELADELALVDVMEDKLKGEMMDLQHGSLFLKTPKIVADKDYSVTANSRIVVVTAGVRQQEGESRLNLVQRNVNIFKHIVPQIVRYSPDCTIIVVSNPVDVLTYVTWKLSGLPQHRVIGSGTNLDSARFRFLMAEKLGIHSSSFNGWILGEHGDTSVPVWSGTNVAGVNLQTLNPDIGTDCDNENWMETHKMVVDSAYEVIKLKGYTNWAIGLSVADLTESLIRNMNRIHPVSTMVKGMYGISEEVYLSLPCVLNSGGVASVINMTLTDDEVAQLQASANTLWDIQKDLQDV from the exons ATGTCCTCACTGCTGCAAAAGCTGATCACCCCGCTTTTCAGTGGTCCTCCTGAGCCCCCCAGGAATAAAGTGACGGTAGTGGGCGTGGGCCAGGTTGGCATGGCCTGTGCTGTCAGCATCCTGCTCAGG GAGCTGGCTGATGAACTGGCCCTGGTGGATGTGATGGAGGACAAGCTGAAAGGAGAGATGATGGACCTGCAGCATGGCAGCCTCTTCCTCAAAACCCCCAAAATAGTCGCAGACAAAG ACTACTCTGTGACAGCAAACTCCCGCATCGTAGTGGTGACAGCTGGAGTCCGTCAGCAGGAGGGAGAGAGCAGGCTGAACCTCGTCCAGAGAAACGTCAACATCTTTAAACACATCGTCCCTCAGATCGTCAGATACAGCCCCGACTGCACCATTATTGTGGTTTCCAACCCAG TTGATGTGCTGACTTATGTAACCTGGAAACTGAGCGGCCTTCCCCAGCACCGAGTCATCGGCAGCGGCACCAACTTGGACTCGGCACGCTTCCGCTTCCTGATGGCCGAAAAACTGGGAATCCACTCCAGCAGCTTCAATGGCTGGATCCTGGGAGAACATGGAGACACCAGTG TGCCTGTGTGGAGTGGAACAAACGTGGCCGGAGTCAACCTGCAGACATTAAACCCGGACATCGGCACTGACTGCGACAATGAGAactggatggaaacacacaagATGGTGGTGGACAG TGCCTACGAGGTGATCAAACTGAAGGGTTACACCAACTGGGCCATCGGTCTGAGTGTAGCTGACCTGACAGAAAGCCTCATCAGGAACATGAACAGGATTCATCCTGTTTCCACCATGGTGAAG GGCATGTATGGGATCAGTGAGGAGGTGTATCTGAGTCTGCCCTGCGTGCTGAACAGCGGAGGTGTGGCCAGTGTGATCAACATGACCCTGACAGATGACGAGGTGGCCCAACTACAAGCCAGTGCCAACACGCTGTGGGACATCCAGAAGGACCTGCAGGATGTCTAA
- the tmpob gene encoding thymopoietin b: MAEFLEDPSVLTKDKLKNELTVNNVPLPSGEHKKEVYVQLYLKNLTILNNKKSPPADTFSSDEELPAPVVSNKSRSGRKATKKTDKPRTEEVEVTDLTDEDLKQQLAKHGVDSGPIVATTRKLYEKKLQKLLDQPPAEPEAPTDVTALPKADSNQNGNTNSDQYSDKEDEEIAAPEPEPVPVVEKPVRSRGKAPVTVRTSSRRHTKVVDEIITEETPKKASDSVVEDILANEISTPTGMSATCRRPIRGAAGRPLKPSEYWLDESRVQHSVHTDTHSYSESFSRVGSSVSSSKAPARRGFLSMLLKLLLLVVVGGSLFYVYQNLGADNINTLKGLLDSVIVPLQGVVNNAATYLGIGSSAGATAGTDK; this comes from the exons ATGGCAGAATTTCTCGAAGATCCGTCGGTTCTCACGAAAGATAAACTGAAGAATGAGCTCACAGTCAACAATGTGCCACTTCCCAGCGGAGAGCATAAAAAAGAAGTGTATGTGCAGCTGTATCTGAAAAACTTAACCATACTGAATAATAAGAAGAGCCCGCCTGCAGACACCTTCTCCAGCGATGAAGAGTTACCTGCTCCCGTGGTGTCCAACAAAAGTCGATCTGGAAGA aaagCTACCAAAAAGACAGACAAGCCTCGCACAGAGGAAGTGGAGGTGACAGATCTCACTGATGAAGATTTAAAACAGCAGCTGGCCAAACATGGTGTGGACTCAGGACCCATTGTTG CCACCACCCGTAAATTGTATGAGAAGAAGCTGCAGAAGCTTTTGGATCAGCCTCCAGCTGAACCTGAAGCTCCTACAGACGTCACAGCTCTCCCCAAGGCAGACAGTAACcagaatggcaacacaaattctGACCAGTACAGTGACAAGGAAGATG agGAGATTGCTGCCCCTGAGCCAGAGCCAGTTCCTGTTGTGGAGAAGCCTGTGAGGAGCAGAGGGAAAGCTCCAGTTACCGTCAGAACCAGCAGCAGACGGCATACCAAG GTGGTGGATGAAATTATTACTGAAGAAACCCCTAAGAAGGCCAGCGATAGTGTTGTTGAAGATATTCTTGCCAATGAAATAAGCACACCAACAGGCATGAG TGCGACCTGCAGGCGTCCGATCCGAGGGGCAGCTGGTCGACCTTTAAAACCAAGTGAATACTGGCTGGATGAGTCCCGTGTGCAGCACAGCGTTCACACTGACACCCACTCTTACTCTGAGTCTTTCTCCAGAGTGGGCAGCTCTGTCTCTTCAAGCAAAGCGCCAGCCCGACGAGGCTTCTTGTCTATGTTGCTCAAGCTCCTGCTCCTTGTTGTGGTGGGTGGTTCTCTCTTCTATGTCTACCAGAACCTGGGTGCCGATAACATCAACACCCTCAAAGGCCTCCTGGACAGCGTCATTGTCCCCCTTCAGGGCGTTGTGAACAACGCAGCAACCTACCTGGGCATCGGCAGCAGTGCCGGTGCTACAGCGGGCACCGACAAGTAA
- the LOC120564600 gene encoding spexin prohormone 1-like isoform X1 translates to MSLIVTLLVVTLVTQCWSAPQRRNWTPQAILYLKGAQGQRSVLQRKGRDEVDTLHIVTHNQSSDGPGLSLSSLLLELLQKAVEEGGGNPDNYPDKQEMNWKHL, encoded by the exons ATGTCCCTAATTGTCACGTTGCTTGTGGTGACATTAGTTACTCAGTGTTGGAGTGCACCACAG CGGAGGAACTGGACTCCTCAGGCCATCTTATACCTAAAAGGAGCAC AAGGACAGCGCTCAGTGTTGCAGCGCAAAGGAAGAGACGAAGTGGACACTTTACATATAG TGACTCACAACCAGAGCAGTGATGGACCTGGATTGTCTTTGTCTTCCCTTCTTCTGGAGCTCCTGCAGAAAGCTGTGGAAGAAG GTGGAGGCAATCCAGATAATTACCCAGACAAACAAGAGATGAATTGGAAACATTTGTGA
- the LOC120564600 gene encoding spexin prohormone 1-like isoform X2 — MSLIVTLLVVTLVTQCWSAPQRRNWTPQAILYLKGARQRSVLQRKGRDEVDTLHIVTHNQSSDGPGLSLSSLLLELLQKAVEEGGGNPDNYPDKQEMNWKHL, encoded by the exons ATGTCCCTAATTGTCACGTTGCTTGTGGTGACATTAGTTACTCAGTGTTGGAGTGCACCACAG CGGAGGAACTGGACTCCTCAGGCCATCTTATACCTAAAAGGAGCAC GACAGCGCTCAGTGTTGCAGCGCAAAGGAAGAGACGAAGTGGACACTTTACATATAG TGACTCACAACCAGAGCAGTGATGGACCTGGATTGTCTTTGTCTTCCCTTCTTCTGGAGCTCCTGCAGAAAGCTGTGGAAGAAG GTGGAGGCAATCCAGATAATTACCCAGACAAACAAGAGATGAATTGGAAACATTTGTGA